A single Natrinema sp. HArc-T2 DNA region contains:
- a CDS encoding UbiD family decarboxylase, whose amino-acid sequence MPADSFRDYLQLLDDDSALVTFDEPVSWDLEASAITMLANQTDGEVPLFESVGETTVDAALVGDPYRGPRSRPWDHFARSFGLSTGLSGAAYYDAIIERLRSPREPRLVEPESAPCKDVVYTGSDVDLLSFPWPYVHQSDGGRYSNLHTIVAPDPETEWGRWSSHRMMIHDDALASLLFLAGEQVPNRYYYEYEPRDEPMPVAAVIGAEPAVQCSTEMWIPTGRSEAAFASGVKDSPVDLVPCETNDLFVPATAELVIEGHVLPNERLDEGPFGDYFGYMNGPRRSMPVFAVDAITHRAEPRVPFCVEGTGVGYGQNSSSTLQTAAAGPDATLGLRAAGFDVESAVPWRFTSRTVWVIATERSYPGCLHELANFVFTTWGMLHIDFFVFVDATADPFDPRDVLTAIALNADPDTDFHQFGVERMPKVPLNIYQTPDEKGSADVGTSKAKTAKVYIDATSDQPAADDADAEPMRARAQQLLVDAGVSPEPFDLLENRAGEDR is encoded by the coding sequence ATGCCAGCTGATTCGTTCCGTGACTATCTCCAACTGCTCGACGACGACAGTGCGCTCGTCACGTTCGACGAGCCGGTGTCGTGGGATCTCGAGGCGAGCGCGATCACGATGCTCGCCAACCAGACCGATGGCGAGGTGCCGCTGTTCGAGTCGGTCGGGGAGACCACAGTCGATGCGGCGCTTGTCGGTGATCCATACCGCGGACCGCGAAGCAGGCCGTGGGATCACTTTGCTCGGTCGTTCGGACTGTCGACCGGCTTGTCAGGGGCTGCATACTACGACGCAATCATCGAGCGCCTTCGGTCGCCTCGTGAGCCACGGCTCGTCGAGCCTGAGAGCGCGCCGTGTAAGGACGTCGTCTACACTGGCTCCGACGTTGATCTCCTGTCGTTCCCCTGGCCGTACGTGCATCAAAGCGACGGCGGGCGGTACTCGAACCTGCACACCATCGTTGCACCGGACCCGGAGACGGAGTGGGGACGCTGGTCGAGCCACCGGATGATGATCCACGACGATGCACTCGCCAGCCTGTTGTTTCTCGCTGGCGAGCAGGTTCCCAACCGCTATTACTACGAGTACGAACCCCGCGACGAGCCGATGCCGGTAGCGGCAGTCATCGGTGCGGAACCAGCGGTCCAATGCAGCACGGAAATGTGGATCCCGACGGGTCGAAGCGAGGCGGCATTCGCAAGCGGCGTGAAAGACAGTCCCGTCGATCTCGTCCCGTGCGAGACGAACGACCTGTTCGTCCCGGCGACAGCCGAGTTGGTCATCGAGGGCCACGTCCTCCCGAACGAACGGCTCGACGAGGGCCCGTTCGGCGACTATTTCGGCTACATGAACGGCCCGCGGCGATCGATGCCCGTGTTCGCCGTCGATGCGATCACCCACCGAGCCGAACCGCGGGTGCCGTTTTGTGTCGAAGGGACCGGCGTGGGCTACGGACAAAACTCGAGTAGTACGCTCCAGACCGCCGCTGCTGGCCCCGATGCGACGCTGGGACTGCGGGCGGCCGGCTTCGACGTCGAATCCGCCGTGCCGTGGCGGTTTACCTCCCGGACCGTCTGGGTGATCGCGACGGAGCGCTCCTATCCCGGCTGCCTCCACGAACTGGCGAACTTCGTCTTTACCACGTGGGGCATGCTGCATATCGATTTCTTCGTATTCGTAGATGCGACCGCCGATCCGTTCGACCCGCGAGACGTTCTGACGGCGATCGCGCTGAATGCCGATCCGGACACGGACTTTCACCAGTTCGGCGTCGAGCGAATGCCGAAGGTGCCACTCAACATCTACCAGACCCCCGATGAGAAAGGCAGCGCCGACGTCGGCACCTCGAAAGCCAAGACCGCGAAGGTCTACATCGATGCAACCAGCGACCAGCCGGCGGCGGACGACGCCGACGCCGAGCCGATGCGCGCACGCGCACAACAACTTCTCGTCGATGCAGGTGTCTCGCCGGAGCCGTTCGATCTCCTCGAGAACCGAGCGGGTGAGGACCGATGA
- a CDS encoding class I SAM-dependent methyltransferase produces MKAIVRTNFDDSVSAYDAYEHRTGRFTTLAKLLAAELSARADGHFDAVLDAGAGTGASTRVFADRARRTVALDISREMLRELDAAPRVEADFDHLPFVDGSFDGVAFTASLFLVPEPAVATREAARVLRPGGVVGAVAPLGWVDADGTDVFADLERQSRSPTGADEVEAALADEFTVATGTWRFATTAANVRHFHAIPAMAARLYPRLDADERVARARELLAGLEGTVEQRWRWIVGVAE; encoded by the coding sequence ATGAAGGCCATCGTCCGGACGAATTTCGACGACAGCGTCTCCGCCTACGACGCCTACGAGCACCGAACTGGCCGGTTCACCACACTCGCCAAGCTGTTGGCCGCCGAACTGTCGGCGCGAGCCGACGGCCACTTCGACGCCGTCCTCGACGCTGGCGCCGGCACGGGCGCGAGCACGCGTGTCTTTGCCGATCGGGCGCGACGAACGGTCGCGCTGGACATCAGCCGCGAGATGCTGCGCGAACTCGATGCCGCACCCCGCGTCGAGGCCGATTTCGATCATCTGCCGTTCGTCGACGGGTCGTTCGACGGCGTCGCGTTTACCGCATCGCTCTTTCTCGTCCCCGAGCCAGCGGTCGCGACGCGGGAGGCCGCCCGCGTCCTGCGTCCGGGTGGGGTCGTCGGTGCTGTCGCACCGCTTGGCTGGGTCGACGCCGACGGCACGGACGTCTTCGCGGACCTCGAGCGACAGTCGCGGTCGCCGACGGGTGCCGACGAAGTCGAGGCGGCGCTTGCCGACGAGTTTACCGTCGCCACGGGCACCTGGCGATTCGCGACGACGGCTGCGAACGTGCGACACTTCCACGCGATTCCAGCGATGGCGGCGCGGCTCTATCCGCGACTCGACGCCGACGAGCGCGTCGCGAGGGCACGTGAGTTGCTCGCGGGCCTCGAGGGCACCGTCGAACAGCGGTGGCGATGGATCGTCGGCGTCGCGGAGTAG
- a CDS encoding MaoC family dehydratase codes for MTGRYYEDFEVGETIEHEKRRTISEADNQQFCDMTMNQQPLHLDAAFAAETQFDGRLVNGLYTMSLAVGLTIPDTTDGTIVANLSYDNVEHPNPVYHGDTIRVQSTVTDKHETSDGERGIVTMHVEVFKVNGSSSDSSNGDEEPLVCEFDRTALSLKREHAT; via the coding sequence ATGACAGGACGCTACTACGAGGACTTCGAGGTCGGCGAGACCATCGAACACGAGAAGCGACGGACGATCAGCGAAGCCGACAACCAGCAGTTCTGTGACATGACGATGAACCAGCAGCCCTTGCATCTCGACGCCGCGTTCGCCGCGGAAACGCAGTTCGACGGGCGGCTGGTCAATGGGCTCTACACGATGAGTCTGGCCGTCGGACTTACGATCCCCGACACTACCGACGGAACGATCGTCGCGAACCTCTCGTACGACAACGTCGAGCACCCGAACCCGGTCTATCACGGAGACACGATCCGGGTCCAGTCGACGGTCACCGACAAACACGAGACCAGCGACGGCGAGCGCGGGATCGTCACCATGCACGTCGAGGTGTTCAAAGTAAACGGGTCCTCGTCGGACTCGTCCAACGGTGATGAGGAGCCGCTGGTCTGTGAATTCGACCGGACGGCGCTCTCACTGAAACGCGAGCACGCGACGTAA
- a CDS encoding acyl-CoA dehydrogenase family protein — protein MNFESTQERSMIRSTAEAVAAEYGPEYWREKEENEEFAQGFWDELGEAGFHGLLVPEEYGGASMGMQDMGLAMETLCAEGCGMAGTWYLVLTAGMAAVGIRENGTEAQKEKYLTDIATGERNFCIGITEPEAGTNTLNVATCAEKDGDEYVLNGQKAWITFSDRADNMILVTRTTPLEEVDRGTDGISLFIVDMDTPGIDISPISKHGINYSKSCEVFLENVRVPEENLLGEEDEGWWALVDMLNPERIGFAAAGTGIGKLAANTAIEYANDREVFDAPIGSHQAVSFPITKAYARMETAALMREKAAWLYDQGEECGYETNVAKATAVSAGIEAVKQSMQAFGGWGYATEYDVERWWREINLTRLAPVSQQMAYNHIGQQLGFPKSY, from the coding sequence ATGAATTTCGAGTCTACGCAAGAACGTTCGATGATCCGATCGACCGCGGAAGCGGTCGCAGCAGAATACGGACCGGAGTACTGGCGCGAGAAAGAGGAAAACGAGGAGTTTGCCCAGGGGTTCTGGGACGAGCTCGGGGAGGCCGGCTTCCACGGCCTGCTGGTTCCCGAGGAATACGGCGGTGCCAGTATGGGAATGCAGGATATGGGACTGGCCATGGAGACGCTCTGTGCCGAAGGCTGTGGCATGGCCGGCACCTGGTATCTGGTGCTCACCGCCGGTATGGCCGCCGTCGGCATCCGCGAGAACGGGACGGAGGCCCAGAAAGAGAAATACCTCACCGACATCGCGACCGGCGAGCGCAACTTCTGCATCGGCATCACCGAGCCCGAAGCGGGGACGAATACGCTGAACGTCGCCACCTGCGCCGAGAAGGACGGCGACGAGTACGTCCTCAACGGGCAGAAAGCGTGGATCACGTTCTCCGATCGGGCGGACAACATGATCCTCGTCACCCGCACGACGCCGCTCGAGGAGGTCGACCGCGGCACCGACGGCATTAGCCTGTTCATCGTCGACATGGATACCCCCGGGATCGACATCTCGCCGATCTCCAAGCACGGTATTAACTACTCGAAATCGTGTGAGGTGTTCCTCGAGAACGTCCGCGTCCCTGAAGAAAACCTGCTCGGAGAGGAAGACGAGGGCTGGTGGGCACTCGTCGACATGTTGAACCCCGAGCGCATCGGCTTCGCCGCCGCCGGGACGGGTATCGGCAAGCTCGCTGCGAACACGGCGATCGAGTACGCCAACGACCGCGAGGTGTTCGACGCACCGATCGGAAGCCATCAGGCCGTCTCGTTCCCGATCACGAAGGCCTACGCACGGATGGAGACAGCAGCATTGATGCGCGAAAAGGCTGCCTGGCTCTACGACCAGGGTGAGGAGTGTGGCTACGAAACCAACGTCGCGAAGGCGACAGCTGTCAGCGCCGGCATCGAAGCGGTCAAGCAGTCGATGCAGGCCTTCGGCGGCTGGGGCTACGCCACGGAGTACGACGTCGAACGCTGGTGGCGCGAGATCAACCTCACTCGACTCGCACCAGTCAGCCAGCAGATGGCATACAACCACATCGGCCAACAGCTCGGCTTCCCCAAATCCTACTGA
- a CDS encoding acetyl-CoA carboxylase biotin carboxylase subunit produces MFDKVLVANRGEIAVRVMAACEELGCETVAVYSDADRNGGHVDYADEAYNVGPAPASESYLDQEEIIDVAQRAGADAIHPGYGFLAENAEFARRVEETPELTWVGPPSDAMETLGEKTKARTVMQDAGVPVVPGTTEPVDDADEVRALGEEFGYPIAIKAEGGGGGRGMKIVRSEAEVDDALESAKREGEAYFGNDSVYVEKYLEAPKHIEVQVLADQHGNVRHLGERDCSLQRRHQKVIEEAPSPALDADLRDEIGEAARQGVREAGYTNAGTVEFLVEDGEFYFMEVNTRIQVEHTVSEEVTGIDIVRWQLRVGAGEELTFAQDDVEIDGHAVEYRINAENPATDFTPTPGQLTTYRPPTSIGVRLDHAVAQGDEIGGDYDSMIGKLIISGEDRAHCLERSNRALEHFDVEGVHTTIPFHRLMLDDDAFVAGDHTTKYLDRELDDDALETAVDRWGPAEAAAGDGSQSTTAEVAVEVDGKRFDVVIEDARSRMTAEHADGGSASGSSSGSATEGAAEVATADAITAEMQGTILSVAVEEGDEVAAGDVVCVLEAMKMENDVVAGSAGTVESVPITEGDSVDMGDTLVRLE; encoded by the coding sequence ATGTTTGACAAAGTTCTCGTCGCGAACCGCGGCGAAATCGCGGTCCGTGTGATGGCAGCGTGCGAAGAACTGGGCTGTGAGACGGTCGCCGTCTACAGCGACGCCGATCGCAACGGCGGCCACGTCGACTACGCCGACGAGGCGTACAACGTCGGCCCGGCACCGGCCAGCGAGTCGTACCTCGACCAGGAGGAGATCATCGACGTCGCCCAGCGAGCGGGCGCAGACGCGATCCATCCCGGCTACGGCTTCCTCGCCGAAAACGCCGAGTTCGCCCGCCGCGTCGAGGAGACGCCCGAGCTCACGTGGGTCGGCCCGCCGAGCGACGCCATGGAGACCCTCGGCGAGAAGACGAAGGCCCGAACCGTCATGCAGGACGCCGGCGTCCCGGTCGTCCCCGGGACGACCGAACCGGTCGACGACGCCGACGAGGTGCGCGCCCTCGGCGAGGAGTTCGGCTACCCCATCGCCATCAAGGCCGAAGGCGGCGGCGGCGGTCGGGGCATGAAAATCGTCCGCAGCGAGGCCGAGGTCGACGACGCCCTCGAGAGCGCCAAACGTGAGGGTGAGGCCTACTTCGGCAACGACTCGGTCTACGTCGAGAAGTATCTCGAGGCACCCAAACACATCGAGGTGCAGGTGCTCGCGGACCAGCACGGCAACGTCCGCCACCTCGGCGAGCGCGACTGCTCGTTGCAGCGTCGCCACCAGAAGGTCATCGAGGAAGCTCCGAGCCCGGCACTCGACGCCGACCTGCGCGACGAGATCGGCGAGGCCGCTCGTCAGGGCGTCCGCGAGGCCGGATACACGAACGCCGGCACGGTGGAGTTCCTCGTCGAAGATGGCGAGTTCTACTTCATGGAGGTGAACACTCGCATTCAGGTCGAACACACCGTCAGTGAGGAAGTGACCGGCATCGACATCGTCCGGTGGCAGCTGCGGGTCGGCGCTGGCGAGGAACTCACCTTCGCTCAGGACGACGTCGAAATCGACGGCCACGCGGTCGAGTACCGCATCAACGCCGAGAACCCAGCAACGGACTTCACGCCCACCCCTGGACAACTGACGACCTACCGGCCGCCGACGAGCATCGGGGTTCGCCTCGACCACGCGGTCGCACAGGGCGACGAGATCGGCGGCGACTACGACTCGATGATCGGGAAACTGATCATCAGCGGCGAGGATCGCGCCCACTGTCTCGAGCGCTCGAATCGCGCGCTCGAGCACTTCGACGTCGAAGGCGTCCACACGACGATCCCGTTCCACCGGCTGATGCTCGACGACGACGCCTTCGTCGCCGGCGATCACACCACGAAGTACCTCGATCGGGAACTCGACGACGACGCGCTCGAGACGGCTGTCGATCGGTGGGGGCCCGCAGAGGCCGCCGCCGGCGACGGCTCACAGTCGACGACCGCCGAAGTCGCTGTCGAGGTCGACGGCAAGCGATTCGATGTCGTCATCGAGGACGCACGTTCGCGGATGACGGCCGAGCACGCCGACGGTGGCAGCGCCAGCGGCTCGAGCAGTGGCTCCGCAACCGAGGGTGCCGCCGAGGTCGCGACCGCAGACGCTATCACCGCCGAAATGCAGGGAACCATCCTCTCGGTCGCCGTCGAGGAAGGCGACGAGGTCGCCGCCGGCGACGTCGTCTGCGTGCTCGAGGCGATGAAGATGGAAAACGACGTGGTCGCTGGAAGCGCCGGGACAGTGGAATCGGTCCCGATCACGGAAGGCGACTCCGTCGACATGGGCGATACCCTCGTCCGACTGGAGTGA
- a CDS encoding acyl-CoA carboxylase subunit beta codes for MRIKIADDTTETEARAIAEAMASQYREDVTVVTDGGEEISSASYDGNADATAEAEPETKPAADLGPTEREEALLEEIDEILEGGPEKYKEQLPEEGKLFVRDRIDLWFGDDFLFEDGRFAEFDADDQLPADGLITGAAEFEGRDVHFMANDYTVKRGSMAEKGVEKFLRMQQRALKTGKPVLYLMDSSGGRIDQQTGFFANREGIGKYYYNHSMLSGRVPQICVLYGPCIAGAAYTPVFADFTVMVRDMSAMAIASPRMVEMVTGEQIDLQELGGPDVHAGYSGSADLIADDEEHARELVAQLMSYLPNNADEKPPHTDGQAPAVSPEGIDAVVPQEPNKGYDMFDVIDRVVDAGSTLELRPEFGKEIITAFARIDGRPVGIVANQPAHRAGAIFPDAAEKAAQFIWTCDAYDVPLLYLCDTPGFMAGSQVEKDGILEQGKKMIYATSSATVPKQSVVVRKAYGAGIYAMSGPAYDPESVIGLPSGEIAIMGPEAAINAVYARKLAEIDDPDERERKEQELREEYREDIDIHRMASEVVIDEIVPPSSLREELTNRFAFYEDIDKDLPDKKHGTVL; via the coding sequence ATGCGAATCAAGATTGCAGACGACACGACCGAAACGGAGGCACGGGCGATCGCCGAGGCCATGGCGTCGCAGTACCGAGAGGACGTGACCGTCGTCACCGACGGCGGTGAGGAGATCAGCAGCGCGTCCTACGACGGCAACGCCGACGCGACGGCCGAGGCCGAACCCGAGACCAAGCCAGCGGCGGACCTCGGGCCGACCGAGCGCGAGGAAGCACTGCTCGAGGAGATCGACGAGATCCTCGAGGGGGGTCCGGAGAAATATAAAGAGCAACTGCCCGAGGAGGGCAAGCTGTTCGTCCGCGACCGGATCGACCTCTGGTTCGGCGACGACTTCCTCTTCGAGGACGGTCGGTTCGCGGAGTTCGACGCCGACGACCAGCTGCCAGCCGACGGCCTCATTACGGGGGCTGCCGAGTTCGAGGGCCGGGACGTCCACTTCATGGCCAACGACTACACGGTCAAACGCGGCAGCATGGCCGAGAAAGGCGTCGAGAAGTTCCTGCGGATGCAACAGCGCGCGCTGAAGACGGGGAAGCCGGTGTTGTACCTGATGGATTCGTCGGGTGGCCGGATCGACCAGCAGACCGGCTTCTTCGCCAACCGCGAGGGTATCGGGAAGTACTACTACAACCACTCGATGCTCTCGGGTCGCGTGCCGCAGATCTGTGTCCTCTATGGCCCCTGTATCGCCGGGGCGGCCTACACGCCCGTGTTCGCGGACTTCACGGTCATGGTCCGGGATATGTCGGCGATGGCCATCGCCAGCCCGCGCATGGTCGAGATGGTTACTGGCGAACAGATCGACCTGCAGGAGCTCGGTGGGCCGGACGTCCACGCCGGCTACTCCGGCAGTGCGGACCTCATCGCCGACGACGAGGAACACGCCCGGGAGCTGGTCGCCCAACTGATGAGCTACCTGCCGAACAACGCGGACGAGAAACCACCCCATACTGACGGGCAGGCACCTGCTGTCTCACCCGAGGGCATTGACGCCGTCGTACCCCAGGAACCCAACAAGGGCTACGACATGTTCGACGTCATCGACCGCGTCGTCGACGCCGGCTCGACACTCGAGTTGCGGCCGGAGTTCGGCAAGGAGATCATCACTGCCTTCGCCAGAATCGACGGTCGGCCAGTCGGAATCGTCGCCAACCAGCCCGCCCATCGCGCGGGTGCGATCTTCCCGGACGCCGCCGAAAAGGCAGCGCAGTTCATCTGGACCTGTGATGCCTACGACGTTCCCCTGCTGTACCTCTGTGACACGCCGGGCTTCATGGCCGGCTCGCAGGTCGAGAAAGACGGCATCTTGGAGCAGGGCAAGAAGATGATCTACGCCACGTCCTCGGCGACGGTACCCAAACAGTCGGTCGTCGTCCGGAAGGCCTACGGCGCGGGCATCTACGCGATGTCCGGCCCGGCCTACGACCCCGAGAGCGTCATCGGCCTGCCCTCCGGCGAGATCGCCATCATGGGCCCCGAAGCAGCGATCAACGCCGTCTACGCGCGCAAACTCGCCGAGATCGACGACCCGGACGAGCGCGAACGCAAAGAACAGGAACTCCGCGAGGAGTACCGCGAGGACATCGACATCCACCGAATGGCGAGCGAAGTCGTCATCGACGAGATCGTCCCGCCGAGCAGTCTGCGGGAGGAACTCACGAACCGCTTTGCGTTCTACGAGGACATCGACAAGGACCTGCCCGACAAGAAACACGGGACGGTCCTCTGA
- a CDS encoding prenyl carboxy-lyase: MIPFAQYLRGLARDGDLLVLEDLADIPPDVIAAESLRASGPAIRYDRADGVDLASGVFSGPDQMQRRDAQPWSRLSLGLGLDPDGSFVSVLETITGLGPAGDTDGPTYDTQAASRTVDSVQALGLPQAADDVWAALTLGVASVATTDGTHWAPIHGFIVGDETLRVRTPAALAALCDGTETISIALGVPPAAITTAYLLAVTDQIAVPIQACGVADDVPLVPTNGGLVPSATEVVIETTVADRQPDFQSDRREAWEYCLESTPLALSVERVIATDDPVVPFSPVGRPLADDLQLTGMASAATLYHRVNNYWGISPVEWILLPAEAELGICVVATSVLYAGFEWQLANILFTFSSLFDTVIIVDKDASPTDLGRVLGDIWVKAHPSRDWIFSEASAPAARRPRYRQDGQTGSRLYINAAWDPRWEDSYIAPRVTFEQSFPALVRDRARARWDTRHDVSPADDGADER; encoded by the coding sequence ATGATTCCGTTCGCACAATACCTGCGTGGTCTGGCACGCGACGGCGACCTGTTGGTCCTCGAAGACCTCGCTGATATCCCGCCGGACGTCATCGCGGCGGAATCGCTCCGCGCGAGCGGGCCAGCGATCCGGTACGACCGTGCCGACGGCGTCGATCTCGCGAGCGGCGTGTTCAGCGGTCCCGATCAGATGCAGCGCCGGGACGCACAGCCGTGGTCGCGGCTGTCGCTGGGGCTCGGTCTGGATCCCGACGGGTCGTTCGTCTCCGTGCTCGAGACGATCACAGGCCTTGGACCAGCCGGCGACACGGACGGCCCGACGTACGACACGCAGGCGGCGTCGCGAACCGTCGACAGCGTACAGGCGCTGGGCCTGCCACAGGCTGCTGACGACGTCTGGGCCGCGTTGACGCTGGGCGTGGCGTCGGTCGCGACGACCGATGGCACACACTGGGCACCGATTCACGGCTTCATCGTCGGTGACGAGACGCTCAGAGTGCGAACGCCTGCCGCGCTGGCAGCCCTCTGTGACGGTACTGAGACGATCTCGATCGCCCTCGGCGTCCCGCCCGCTGCGATTACGACCGCCTACCTGCTCGCCGTGACCGACCAGATCGCGGTGCCGATCCAGGCCTGCGGTGTCGCCGACGACGTGCCGCTCGTCCCCACGAACGGCGGTCTCGTACCGAGCGCGACGGAGGTCGTGATCGAGACGACAGTCGCCGATCGACAGCCCGACTTCCAATCGGACCGACGCGAAGCGTGGGAGTACTGCCTCGAGAGCACACCGTTGGCGCTGTCCGTCGAGCGGGTGATCGCAACCGACGACCCGGTGGTTCCGTTCTCGCCCGTCGGTCGACCGCTCGCGGACGACCTCCAGCTGACGGGGATGGCGTCGGCGGCAACGCTGTATCACCGCGTCAATAATTACTGGGGGATCTCACCCGTCGAGTGGATCCTCTTACCGGCAGAAGCTGAACTCGGGATCTGCGTTGTCGCCACCAGCGTCCTCTATGCTGGCTTCGAATGGCAACTCGCGAACATCCTCTTTACGTTCTCGTCGCTGTTCGATACCGTCATCATCGTCGACAAGGACGCCTCACCGACGGATCTCGGTCGCGTTCTCGGCGACATCTGGGTGAAAGCACACCCATCTCGAGACTGGATCTTCAGCGAAGCATCCGCACCGGCGGCACGACGGCCCCGATATCGACAGGACGGCCAGACCGGCTCCCGGCTGTACATAAACGCCGCCTGGGACCCCCGGTGGGAGGATTCGTATATCGCGCCGCGAGTTACGTTTGAGCAGTCGTTTCCGGCACTCGTTCGTGATCGCGCACGGGCGAGGTGGGACACACGTCACGACGTGTCTCCTGCTGATGACGGTGCTGACGAACGGTGA
- a CDS encoding acyl-CoA synthetase, producing the protein MVSSHNLSDYEAEREQFSWDDIYAEADWDAPAELNIGHEVADRHATDRENVALYQVDTDGELTKLTFWELADRSSQFANVLEQLGVEQGDRVFSYMPRIPEHYVALVGTLKRGAVWGSVNERFGPDGISYRLDDCDAKVLVTTTDNRETVSKALEDAPTVEHIITVDRGDGAPADDVVFNTALDGASTDYEAADTGGEDDALLYYTSGTTGLAKGVLHKQRWVAGVAATQKYAVDLQPGDLYWSTGDLGWLTGAINTLGAWFWGASLFTYEGEFDPETWAELLDDYPITVLFSVPTAYRMLRENENVLADVDLDLRHALSIGEPLSAGVVEWGEDELGVTILDTYGQTETGNMIINNYPTMELRPGSMGKPLPGIEADIVDPETGEVLEPGETGEIAERGDYPCFFAEYWNKPEKTASCFIDGPDGEWYLSGDLAHKDEDGYFWFEGRADDVILSSGYRIGPFEVESSLGEHDAVAEAAVVPKPHTERGNIVKAYIVPSEGATPSEGLEEDIKTHVKEELSAHEYPRELEFRDELPKTVTGKIRRTELQDEAEDEAEAAT; encoded by the coding sequence ATGGTGTCCAGCCACAATCTTTCGGACTACGAGGCTGAACGGGAGCAGTTCTCGTGGGACGATATTTACGCGGAAGCCGACTGGGATGCACCGGCGGAACTGAACATCGGTCACGAGGTAGCCGACCGACATGCCACCGACCGTGAGAACGTCGCGCTCTATCAGGTCGATACCGACGGCGAACTCACGAAGCTGACGTTCTGGGAGCTGGCCGACCGCTCGAGTCAGTTCGCGAACGTCCTCGAGCAGTTAGGCGTCGAACAGGGCGACCGTGTGTTCTCGTATATGCCGCGGATTCCGGAACACTACGTGGCGCTGGTCGGCACGCTCAAACGGGGCGCTGTCTGGGGCAGCGTCAACGAGCGGTTCGGACCAGACGGCATCTCGTATCGACTCGACGACTGCGACGCGAAGGTCCTCGTGACGACGACCGACAACCGCGAGACAGTTTCGAAGGCACTCGAGGACGCACCGACGGTCGAACACATTATCACCGTCGACCGCGGCGACGGTGCACCCGCTGACGACGTCGTATTCAATACGGCACTCGACGGCGCGAGCACAGACTACGAGGCCGCCGACACCGGCGGCGAAGACGATGCACTCCTCTACTACACCTCGGGGACGACCGGCCTGGCCAAAGGCGTCCTCCACAAACAACGCTGGGTGGCCGGCGTCGCGGCGACACAGAAGTACGCCGTCGACCTCCAGCCCGGCGACCTCTACTGGAGTACCGGCGACCTGGGCTGGCTGACCGGCGCGATCAACACTCTCGGTGCGTGGTTCTGGGGAGCCTCGCTGTTCACCTACGAAGGCGAGTTCGACCCAGAGACGTGGGCGGAGCTCCTCGACGACTATCCGATCACCGTGTTGTTCTCGGTGCCGACAGCCTATCGGATGCTCCGCGAGAACGAGAACGTGCTCGCAGACGTCGACCTCGACCTGCGCCACGCGCTCTCGATCGGCGAGCCGCTGTCGGCAGGCGTCGTCGAGTGGGGCGAGGACGAACTCGGCGTCACCATCCTCGACACGTACGGCCAGACGGAGACGGGCAACATGATCATCAACAACTACCCGACGATGGAGCTCCGGCCCGGCTCGATGGGCAAGCCGCTGCCGGGCATCGAGGCCGACATCGTCGACCCCGAAACGGGCGAAGTGCTCGAGCCCGGCGAGACCGGCGAGATCGCCGAACGGGGGGATTACCCCTGCTTTTTCGCCGAGTACTGGAACAAACCAGAGAAAACCGCCTCGTGTTTCATCGACGGCCCCGATGGCGAGTGGTATCTCTCGGGTGACCTCGCGCACAAAGACGAGGACGGCTACTTCTGGTTCGAAGGGCGGGCCGACGACGTCATCCTCTCATCGGGCTACCGGATCGGTCCGTTCGAGGTCGAGAGTTCGCTGGGCGAACACGACGCGGTCGCCGAAGCCGCCGTCGTCCCCAAGCCACACACGGAACGGGGCAACATCGTGAAAGCTTACATCGTGCCCAGCGAGGGCGCGACGCCGTCCGAGGGCCTCGAAGAGGACATCAAGACCCACGTCAAAGAGGAGCTGTCGGCCCACGAGTACCCGCGAGAACTCGAGTTCCGCGACGAACTGCCGAAGACAGTCACCGGAAAGATCCGCCGGACCGAACTGCAAGACGAAGCGGAAGACGAAGCCGAGGCGGCGACGTAA